In Planifilum fulgidum, a genomic segment contains:
- a CDS encoding TetR/AcrR family transcriptional regulator, which produces MNQRGKPIPSLIKNQRLVEQRRRQIVQGAVDLFVRKGFHKTTTREIARACGLSIGTMYEYIQTKEDVLYLVCDYIHSELERRLTEAIREEDSGRESLKKAIAQLFRVMGEMSDYVLLIYQETKSLPKETMKYVLKKEEEITGHFERILEKGIRDGTLSLSPSSVKLMAHNIMVMGQMWTFRRWVLARHYSLEEYTRLQTALLLRDLSLDEGGG; this is translated from the coding sequence GTGAACCAGCGCGGCAAACCGATTCCGTCTCTCATCAAGAATCAGCGGCTGGTCGAACAGCGGCGGCGGCAGATCGTCCAGGGGGCCGTCGACCTGTTCGTCCGCAAGGGTTTTCACAAGACGACCACCCGGGAAATCGCCCGGGCCTGCGGTCTCAGCATCGGCACGATGTACGAATATATCCAGACCAAGGAGGATGTCCTCTACCTGGTCTGCGACTATATCCATTCCGAACTGGAGCGGAGGCTGACCGAGGCCATCCGCGAAGAGGACTCCGGCCGGGAGAGCCTGAAGAAGGCGATCGCCCAGCTGTTCCGCGTCATGGGGGAGATGTCCGATTACGTCCTTCTGATCTACCAGGAGACCAAGTCGCTCCCGAAGGAGACGATGAAATATGTCCTTAAGAAGGAAGAGGAGATCACCGGCCATTTTGAGCGGATCCTGGAAAAGGGAATCCGGGACGGCACCCTCTCCCTCTCCCCCTCCTCGGTCAAGCTGATGGCCCACAACATCATGGTGATGGGACAGATGTGGACCTTCCGCCGCTGGGTCCTGGCCCGGCATTACAGCCTGGAAGAATATACACGGCTCCAGACGGCGCTGTTGCTGCGCGATCTGAGTTTGGACGAAGGAGGCGGATGA
- a CDS encoding acyl-CoA dehydrogenase: MEFRLSEEHEMMRKMVREFAEKEVAPTAAERDEKEEFDRSLFDKMAELGLTGIPWPEEEGGVGADYLSYVIAVEELSRVDASVGVTLSAHISLASWPIHKFGTAEQKQRFLRPLAEGKKLGAFGLTEPGSGSDAAGMRTTAVRDGDSYVLNGSKIFITNGGEAEIYVVFALTDPEKKHRGITAFIVEKGTPGFSFGKKEQKLGIRSSPTLEILFDNCRIPAENRLGEEGEGFKIAMMTLDGGRNGIAAQAVGIAQGAFDAALAYAKEREQFGKPIAAQQAIQFKLADMATRIEASRLLTYQAAWLESRGLPYGKASAMAKLFAGDTAMDVTIEAVQIFGGYGYTREYPVERMMRDAKITQIYEGTNEIQRLVIARHLLKD; this comes from the coding sequence ATGGAGTTTCGATTGAGCGAAGAACATGAAATGATGCGGAAAATGGTCCGGGAGTTCGCGGAAAAGGAAGTGGCTCCCACCGCCGCGGAGCGGGACGAGAAGGAGGAATTCGACCGGTCCCTCTTCGACAAGATGGCGGAGCTGGGGCTGACGGGAATTCCCTGGCCGGAGGAGGAGGGGGGCGTCGGCGCCGACTATCTGAGCTATGTGATCGCGGTGGAGGAGTTGTCCCGGGTGGATGCTTCCGTCGGCGTCACCCTGTCCGCCCACATCTCCCTCGCCAGCTGGCCGATTCACAAATTCGGGACGGCGGAGCAGAAACAGCGCTTCCTGCGTCCCCTGGCGGAGGGGAAAAAATTGGGCGCCTTCGGCCTGACGGAGCCGGGATCCGGCTCGGATGCGGCCGGGATGCGGACCACCGCCGTTCGGGACGGGGATTCCTACGTGCTGAACGGGAGCAAAATTTTTATCACCAACGGCGGGGAGGCGGAAATCTACGTCGTCTTCGCCCTCACCGACCCGGAAAAGAAACACCGCGGAATCACCGCCTTCATCGTGGAAAAGGGAACGCCGGGATTCTCCTTCGGGAAGAAAGAGCAAAAGCTGGGCATCCGGTCTTCTCCCACGCTGGAAATCCTCTTTGACAACTGCCGGATTCCCGCCGAAAACCGTTTGGGCGAAGAGGGCGAAGGTTTCAAAATCGCCATGATGACCCTGGACGGCGGGCGGAACGGCATCGCCGCCCAGGCGGTGGGGATCGCTCAGGGCGCCTTCGATGCGGCCCTCGCCTACGCCAAGGAGCGGGAGCAGTTCGGCAAACCGATCGCCGCACAACAGGCGATCCAGTTCAAACTGGCCGACATGGCCACCCGGATTGAAGCGTCCCGCCTGCTCACCTACCAGGCGGCATGGCTGGAAAGCCGGGGGCTTCCCTACGGAAAGGCGTCGGCGATGGCGAAGCTGTTCGCCGGGGATACCGCCATGGATGTGACCATCGAGGCGGTGCAGATCTTCGGAGGATACGGTTACACCCGGGAGTATCCGGTGGAGCGGATGATGCGGGATGCCAAGATCACGCAAATCTACGAAGGCACCAACGAGATTCAGCGGCTGGTGATCGCCCGCCACCTGCTGAAGGATTGA
- a CDS encoding acetyl-CoA C-acetyltransferase, with product MAETVVLGGARTPFGKFGGALKDLPAVELGGIAIREALNRSKVPDDQVDEVIMGMVLQGGAGQIPSRQAARRAGLPWEVQTETINKVCASGLRSATLADQVIRAGDADVVVAGGMESMSNAPYIVPGARWGQRMGDGKFIDLMIHDGLWCAFDGVHMVVHGSNVAAEYAVSREEQDEWALRSHRRAIAAIDSGKLAEEIVPVTVKSRKKEVVVDQDESPRRDTSLEKLASLPPVFLKDGSITAGNAPGVNDGAAALVLASAKKAEELGVRPMARILGHAAVGMEARYFPITPAYAVKKLLKKHDLTIDDIDLFEVNEAFAAVTLTNGKILGWDQEKVNVNGGAVALGHPIGASGARILLTLIYELRRRGGGLGVAAICSGAAQGDAVLVRVD from the coding sequence GTGGCGGAAACGGTGGTATTGGGCGGTGCCCGCACCCCCTTTGGCAAGTTCGGCGGAGCGCTGAAGGATCTGCCCGCCGTGGAGCTGGGCGGGATCGCCATCCGGGAGGCCCTGAACCGGTCGAAAGTCCCGGACGATCAGGTGGATGAAGTGATCATGGGCATGGTGTTGCAGGGCGGGGCCGGACAGATTCCTTCCCGTCAGGCGGCCCGTCGGGCGGGTCTTCCCTGGGAAGTGCAGACGGAGACGATCAACAAGGTGTGCGCCTCGGGCCTGAGAAGCGCCACCCTCGCCGATCAGGTGATCCGCGCCGGCGATGCGGACGTGGTGGTGGCCGGCGGGATGGAGAGCATGAGCAACGCCCCCTATATCGTTCCCGGCGCTCGCTGGGGGCAGCGGATGGGGGACGGGAAGTTCATCGACCTGATGATCCACGACGGGTTGTGGTGCGCCTTTGACGGGGTGCACATGGTGGTGCACGGAAGCAATGTGGCGGCCGAGTACGCGGTGAGCCGGGAAGAGCAGGACGAGTGGGCCCTGCGCAGTCACCGGAGGGCCATCGCCGCCATCGATTCCGGCAAGTTGGCGGAAGAGATCGTCCCGGTGACGGTGAAGTCCCGCAAGAAAGAGGTGGTGGTGGATCAGGACGAATCCCCCCGCCGGGACACTAGTCTGGAAAAGCTGGCATCCCTTCCCCCGGTTTTCCTGAAGGACGGATCGATTACCGCCGGCAACGCTCCGGGGGTGAACGACGGGGCGGCGGCCTTGGTGCTCGCCTCCGCCAAGAAAGCGGAAGAGCTGGGCGTAAGGCCGATGGCGCGCATTCTCGGACACGCCGCCGTGGGGATGGAGGCCCGCTATTTCCCGATCACTCCGGCCTATGCGGTGAAAAAGCTCCTGAAAAAACACGATCTGACCATCGATGACATCGATCTGTTCGAAGTGAACGAAGCCTTCGCCGCCGTCACCCTGACCAACGGGAAAATCCTCGGTTGGGACCAAGAGAAAGTAAACGTGAACGGCGGTGCGGTGGCCCTGGGTCACCCGATCGGAGCCAGCGGCGCCCGCATTTTGCTGACGCTCATCTACGAGCTGCGTCGCCGCGGCGGCGGACTGGGGGTGGCCGCCATCTGCAGCGGGGCCGCCCAGGGCGACGCCGTCCTGGTCCGGGTGGATTGA
- a CDS encoding (Fe-S)-binding protein: MSLLEVINLIAFLLIAGYAVYLFAYVVYSRYTFIRLGKPANLKKDLKNRLNEVLVNVFGQRKLLKDKKSGIMHVVMFYGFIIIQFGAIDLFIKGLAPGYHLPVPAYPVFTLLQEITVFAVLLAALYAYYRRFIEKLPRLKRGWKAGLVIWFLTSLMLSILLSAAFEQLWLGHEASWATPVSSLIAAPFAPWLSEEAAGVLFYVFWWAHALILFTFLVYVPQSKHFHLIVAPINTFLKRQGPPAKPSLIDFEDESATSYGAGKIEDFDQKQLIDLYACVECGRCTSVCPAAGTGKMLSPMDLIVKMRDHLTAKGAAITSRSPWVPAFAFSGANQAALGVEVTREEDGSYNYPIKLVGDVITETELWACTTCRNCEEACPVMNEHVEKIIDMRRYLVLTEGEMPAEAARTFQNIERQGNPWGISKKDRYNWTEDLDVPVPTVKEQKDFEYLLWVGSMGSYDNRSQKVTRALVRLLHHAGVKFATLGKKEKNSGDTARRMGNEFLFQQLAMDNIQQFEKYNVKKIITLDPHAYNVFKNEYPDLGFEAEVYHHTQILAKLIREGRIRPTKEVKERVTYHDSCYLGRYNDEYDAPRFILQSIPGIELVEMERNRENAMCCGAGGGMMWMEEREGVRVNTARTKQALAVRPSLIGSACPYCLTMLSDGTKAMEVEDQVKTMDVAEVLEMAVDFDDQAEQAEGVH; the protein is encoded by the coding sequence GTGTCTCTCTTGGAAGTGATCAACCTCATCGCATTTCTTCTGATCGCGGGATATGCCGTATATCTGTTCGCTTACGTGGTGTACAGCCGGTACACCTTTATCCGCCTCGGAAAACCGGCCAATCTGAAAAAGGATCTGAAGAACCGGCTGAACGAGGTGCTTGTGAACGTTTTCGGCCAGCGCAAACTGCTCAAGGACAAGAAGAGCGGGATCATGCACGTGGTCATGTTTTACGGTTTCATCATCATTCAATTCGGAGCGATCGACCTGTTTATCAAAGGGTTGGCGCCGGGTTACCACCTGCCGGTTCCGGCTTATCCGGTGTTCACCCTCCTGCAGGAGATCACGGTTTTTGCCGTTTTGCTGGCGGCCCTGTACGCCTATTACCGGCGGTTTATCGAGAAGCTGCCGCGGCTGAAACGGGGATGGAAAGCGGGACTGGTGATCTGGTTCCTCACCTCGTTGATGCTTTCCATCCTGCTGTCCGCCGCCTTTGAACAGCTGTGGCTGGGACATGAAGCCTCCTGGGCGACGCCGGTTTCCTCCCTGATCGCGGCGCCCTTTGCTCCCTGGTTGTCCGAGGAGGCGGCGGGGGTGCTCTTCTATGTGTTCTGGTGGGCCCATGCCCTGATCCTGTTCACCTTCCTGGTGTACGTGCCGCAGTCGAAGCACTTCCACCTGATCGTGGCGCCCATCAACACCTTCCTGAAGCGGCAGGGCCCCCCGGCCAAGCCGTCCCTCATCGATTTTGAGGATGAGTCGGCCACCTCTTACGGGGCGGGCAAGATCGAGGATTTTGATCAGAAGCAGCTGATCGATCTGTATGCCTGCGTGGAATGCGGACGCTGCACCAGCGTCTGTCCTGCCGCCGGAACCGGGAAGATGCTGTCGCCGATGGACCTGATCGTGAAGATGCGGGATCACCTGACCGCCAAAGGAGCGGCCATCACTTCCCGTTCGCCCTGGGTGCCCGCCTTCGCCTTCAGCGGAGCCAACCAGGCCGCCCTGGGAGTGGAAGTGACCCGGGAGGAGGACGGCTCCTACAATTATCCGATCAAACTGGTCGGCGATGTGATCACCGAAACGGAATTGTGGGCCTGCACCACCTGCCGGAACTGCGAAGAGGCTTGCCCGGTGATGAACGAGCATGTGGAAAAGATCATCGACATGCGGCGTTACCTGGTTCTGACCGAAGGTGAGATGCCCGCCGAGGCGGCCCGCACCTTCCAGAACATCGAGCGTCAGGGCAACCCCTGGGGAATCAGCAAGAAGGACCGCTACAATTGGACGGAGGATCTGGATGTTCCCGTTCCGACGGTGAAGGAACAGAAGGATTTCGAATACCTGCTCTGGGTCGGTTCGATGGGCTCCTACGACAACCGGAGCCAGAAAGTCACCCGCGCCCTGGTGCGCCTCCTGCACCATGCGGGGGTCAAGTTCGCCACCCTCGGCAAAAAGGAGAAAAACTCCGGGGACACGGCCCGGCGCATGGGGAACGAGTTCCTGTTCCAGCAATTGGCGATGGACAACATCCAGCAGTTTGAAAAATATAATGTGAAGAAAATCATCACCCTGGATCCCCACGCCTACAATGTCTTCAAGAACGAATATCCCGACCTGGGATTCGAGGCGGAGGTTTACCACCATACCCAAATTTTGGCGAAGCTGATCCGGGAGGGGCGGATCCGTCCGACCAAAGAGGTGAAGGAGCGGGTCACCTATCACGATTCCTGCTACCTGGGCCGCTACAACGACGAGTACGATGCGCCCCGGTTCATTCTGCAGTCGATCCCCGGCATCGAGCTGGTGGAAATGGAGCGCAACCGCGAAAACGCCATGTGCTGCGGCGCCGGTGGCGGCATGATGTGGATGGAGGAAAGGGAGGGCGTAAGGGTCAACACGGCCCGGACGAAACAGGCTCTTGCCGTCCGTCCCAGCCTGATCGGCAGCGCCTGCCCCTACTGCCTCACCATGCTGAGCGACGGCACCAAGGCGATGGAAGTGGAAGACCAGGTCAAGACGATGGATGTGGCCGAGGTGTTGGAGATGGCCGTCGACTTCGACGACCAGGCGGAACAGGCGGAAGGGGTTCACTGA
- a CDS encoding class D sortase: MVVRSVAIALIVIGASMLLYNGYQWWDQIRVAVHDPELAMSIADNWDDRNWQKPLKQGVDTDWKPEIGEEIGQLIIPRIGAILPIIEGTDEEELAKGVGHYVGWGTVLPGETGHAVLSGHRDTVFRRAGELKDGDRLYVKMKDGNVYTYQIRKRWITHAEDRTVIVPKKEPILTLTTCYPFDYVGNAPDRYIIQSELIEVRTPAANQRLK; encoded by the coding sequence GTGGTTGTCCGTTCGGTCGCCATCGCGCTGATCGTCATCGGGGCTTCCATGCTCCTCTACAACGGGTATCAATGGTGGGATCAGATCCGCGTGGCGGTGCATGATCCGGAACTGGCGATGTCGATCGCGGACAACTGGGATGACCGGAACTGGCAGAAGCCCCTCAAGCAGGGGGTGGATACCGACTGGAAGCCGGAGATCGGCGAGGAGATCGGCCAGTTGATCATCCCCCGGATCGGGGCGATCCTTCCCATCATCGAGGGGACCGACGAGGAGGAGTTGGCCAAGGGGGTCGGCCATTACGTGGGATGGGGAACCGTGCTTCCCGGGGAGACGGGACATGCGGTCCTCTCCGGACACCGGGACACGGTATTTCGCCGGGCCGGGGAATTGAAGGACGGTGACCGGCTGTACGTGAAGATGAAGGACGGGAACGTCTACACCTATCAGATTCGCAAGCGCTGGATCACCCACGCGGAGGACCGGACGGTGATTGTGCCCAAAAAGGAGCCGATTTTGACGCTGACCACCTGCTATCCCTTCGATTACGTCGGGAATGCGCCGGACCGTTACATCATCCAGTCCGAACTGATCGAGGTGCGCACACCCGCGGCGAATCAACGTCTCAAATAG
- a CDS encoding 3-hydroxybutyryl-CoA dehydrogenase, producing the protein MEIRRFSVIGAGQMGSGIAQVAAQAGMEVVMHDLEEERVQRGLRGIEKNLKRSVDKGRIAEEEMTQVLNRIRTTTDLKEAAEHADIVVEAVVENMSVKQEVFRKLDEWCPEHAILASNTSSLPITEIAAVTKRPEKVIGMHFMNPVPVMKLVEVIRGLATADEVYAEVEALARRMGKTPVEVKDFPGFVSNRVLMPMINEAIYAVYEGVATPEAVDEVMKLGMNHPMGPLTLADFIGLDTCLYIMETLYEGFGDPKYRPCPLLRKYVKAGWLGRKTGRGFYVYDS; encoded by the coding sequence ATGGAGATTCGCCGATTCAGCGTCATCGGAGCCGGTCAAATGGGAAGCGGCATCGCCCAGGTGGCGGCCCAGGCCGGAATGGAAGTGGTGATGCACGACCTGGAGGAGGAACGGGTCCAAAGGGGACTCCGCGGAATCGAGAAAAACCTGAAGCGGTCGGTGGACAAGGGGCGGATCGCGGAGGAGGAAATGACGCAGGTCCTGAACCGGATCCGCACGACGACGGATCTGAAGGAGGCGGCCGAACATGCGGACATCGTGGTGGAGGCCGTCGTCGAAAACATGTCCGTGAAGCAGGAGGTGTTCCGGAAACTGGACGAATGGTGCCCGGAACACGCCATCCTGGCCAGCAACACCTCTTCCCTTCCGATCACGGAGATCGCCGCCGTGACGAAGCGGCCGGAAAAGGTGATCGGGATGCACTTCATGAATCCGGTGCCGGTGATGAAGCTGGTGGAAGTGATCCGGGGCCTGGCCACCGCCGACGAGGTGTATGCGGAGGTGGAGGCCCTGGCGCGGAGGATGGGCAAGACCCCGGTGGAAGTGAAGGATTTCCCCGGCTTTGTCTCCAACCGGGTCCTGATGCCGATGATCAACGAGGCCATTTATGCGGTCTATGAGGGGGTAGCCACCCCGGAAGCGGTGGATGAGGTGATGAAGCTGGGGATGAATCATCCGATGGGGCCCCTCACCCTGGCCGATTTCATCGGGTTGGACACCTGCCTCTACATCATGGAGACCCTGTATGAAGGGTTCGGCGATCCCAAGTACCGGCCCTGTCCCCTTCTCCGCAAATATGTGAAGGCGGGTTGGTTGGGCCGCAAGACGGGACGCGGATTTTACGTGTACGATTCGTGA
- a CDS encoding acyl-CoA dehydrogenase has product MEFTFTHEQEMMRRMVRDFARDRIAPAVKEMDEEDKFPRAVIDEMAKLGLMGIPIPEKWGGAGADFISYILALEEISRVSATVGVIVAVHTSVGTFPILRYGTEEQKKKYVTRLARGEYLGAFALTEPHAGSNAAAIRTRATRVGDKYILDGSKIFITNANEADVYITFAVTDPDKGTKGITAFIVEKDTPGFSVGKKEKKMGLGGSNTSELIFERAEVPVENRLGEEGQGYEIALSNLAGGRIGIGAQALGIAAAALEQATAYAKEREQFGKPIAAQQAIQFKLADMATRVEAARLLVYRAAWLRQQGHPCKKEAAMAKMFASDTAMAIATEAVQIFGGYGYTREYPVERFFRDAKITQIYEGTNEIQRIVIAGELLKGR; this is encoded by the coding sequence ATGGAATTCACCTTTACTCACGAGCAGGAAATGATGCGCCGGATGGTCCGGGATTTCGCCCGGGATCGGATCGCCCCGGCCGTCAAGGAGATGGATGAAGAGGACAAATTTCCCCGGGCGGTCATCGACGAGATGGCCAAGCTCGGATTGATGGGCATTCCCATTCCGGAAAAGTGGGGCGGAGCGGGAGCCGATTTCATCTCCTACATCCTGGCCCTGGAGGAGATTTCCCGCGTCAGCGCCACCGTGGGCGTGATCGTCGCCGTCCACACCTCGGTGGGGACGTTCCCCATCCTGCGCTACGGGACCGAAGAGCAGAAGAAGAAATACGTCACCCGCCTGGCCCGCGGGGAATATCTGGGCGCCTTCGCCCTGACCGAACCCCACGCAGGCTCCAACGCGGCGGCGATCCGGACCCGGGCCACGAGGGTCGGGGACAAGTACATTTTGGACGGAAGCAAAATATTCATCACCAACGCGAATGAGGCGGACGTGTACATCACCTTTGCCGTCACCGATCCGGACAAGGGAACGAAAGGCATCACCGCCTTTATCGTGGAAAAGGACACCCCCGGGTTTTCCGTCGGGAAAAAGGAGAAAAAGATGGGGCTCGGCGGCTCCAACACCTCCGAGTTGATTTTCGAGCGGGCGGAGGTTCCCGTCGAAAACCGCCTCGGGGAAGAAGGCCAGGGATATGAAATCGCCCTGTCCAACCTGGCCGGCGGGCGAATCGGCATCGGGGCCCAGGCCCTCGGCATCGCGGCGGCGGCGCTGGAACAGGCCACGGCCTACGCCAAGGAACGGGAGCAGTTCGGCAAACCGATCGCCGCGCAGCAGGCGATCCAGTTCAAACTGGCCGACATGGCCACGCGGGTGGAGGCGGCCCGTCTCCTGGTCTACCGGGCCGCCTGGCTCCGGCAGCAGGGACATCCCTGCAAGAAGGAGGCGGCGATGGCCAAGATGTTTGCCTCCGACACGGCCATGGCCATCGCCACCGAAGCGGTCCAGATCTTCGGCGGATACGGATACACCCGGGAATACCCGGTGGAGCGGTTCTTCCGGGATGCCAAGATCACCCAGATCTATGAGGGAACCAACGAGATCCAGCGGATTGTCATCGCCGGGGAACTGCTGAAGGGGCGGTAA
- the meaB gene encoding methylmalonyl Co-A mutase-associated GTPase MeaB, whose product MEELVKGVLRRDRRSIARAITLIEGASDESDALAEALYPHTGKAYVVGVTGPPGAGKSTLLNRLIAHLRGEGLTVGVIAVDPTSPFSGGALLGDRVRMTEHAVDEGVFIRSMGTRGHLGGLAAATQDAVRVLDAAGYDIILVETVGVGQTELTIMELADTVVLVLTPGAGDIVQVWKAGIMEIADLFLVNKADRDGARKLIADLEEMLDLAGKMAWRPPVIPTVATERRGIDELWRQLQRHQTHLKESGEGAARRLGHLRREVRRRMEHRLRQRLSELMDEPAFREDLDRLHRREEVPHRLVRKWLARLLAGERGGSS is encoded by the coding sequence TTGGAGGAGCTGGTCAAGGGTGTCCTGCGAAGAGACCGGCGGAGCATCGCCAGGGCCATCACCCTGATCGAGGGGGCTTCCGACGAGTCGGACGCGCTGGCGGAAGCCCTGTACCCCCATACGGGAAAGGCTTATGTGGTGGGCGTCACCGGGCCGCCGGGGGCCGGAAAAAGCACGCTGCTGAACCGGCTGATCGCCCACTTGCGGGGCGAGGGACTGACGGTGGGCGTGATCGCCGTCGATCCCACCAGCCCTTTCTCCGGCGGAGCCCTGCTGGGGGACCGGGTGCGGATGACGGAGCACGCCGTGGATGAGGGCGTCTTCATCCGCAGCATGGGCACCCGCGGCCACCTGGGCGGGCTGGCGGCTGCCACCCAGGACGCGGTGCGGGTGCTGGACGCCGCCGGTTATGACATCATCCTGGTGGAGACGGTGGGGGTCGGCCAGACGGAACTGACGATCATGGAGCTGGCGGACACGGTGGTCCTGGTGCTCACGCCGGGGGCGGGAGATATCGTGCAGGTGTGGAAAGCGGGAATCATGGAAATCGCCGATCTGTTTCTGGTGAACAAGGCCGACCGGGACGGGGCCCGGAAATTGATCGCCGATCTGGAGGAAATGCTGGATCTGGCCGGAAAGATGGCCTGGCGTCCGCCGGTGATTCCCACCGTCGCCACCGAACGGCGGGGAATCGACGAGCTGTGGCGGCAGCTCCAACGGCACCAAACCCACCTGAAGGAGAGCGGGGAAGGGGCGGCCCGCCGCCTGGGCCACCTGCGCCGGGAGGTGCGGAGGCGGATGGAACACCGGCTGCGGCAGCGCCTTTCGGAACTGATGGATGAGCCCGCCTTCCGGGAAGATCTGGACCGGCTCCACCGCAGGGAAGAGGTGCCCCACCGGCTGGTTCGCAAATGGCTCGCCCGCCTGTTGGCCGGGGAAAGGGGGGGATCGTCGTGA
- a CDS encoding LPXTG cell wall anchor domain-containing protein, which yields MNRPFSVFMVLLLFAAIPTAFAEDGRGTEVEDEAGPAGTGAGNLGNGAEEILDDGDSAGFDGEIFPPRNEDAGAAGEANGNEESRGEEEPGDGKDDGEKAVPGLIVSAGIGYTIVDGERDYTVSIDALLPYEKSADGKFEILLDGRKPVEWDWEDGAGGLNASASFKVDKPGTYEAFVRFKGNVDGREVVLEAGKTVRFPGRNYRLEVTYDGKRTFGGKLSGVKEAKGTWFIGVYDHRREDRLLEEHCSDSFSSLAHAHTFKKLKPGTYDVLVTFGGVADGIEVGATGILRGVEIKGDGTGKIRVSDQSPSKAADDPGKGEKIIGGAKGGALPKTGTPYPFFLLSGWLMLSAGLVLMIRRIRRT from the coding sequence GTGAATCGACCCTTTTCCGTGTTCATGGTGCTGCTCCTTTTCGCCGCGATTCCGACGGCTTTTGCCGAGGACGGCCGGGGGACGGAGGTGGAAGACGAGGCAGGCCCTGCGGGAACCGGTGCGGGAAACCTCGGGAACGGGGCGGAGGAAATTCTTGACGACGGCGATTCAGCGGGGTTTGACGGAGAAATCTTTCCGCCCCGAAACGAAGATGCCGGCGCCGCCGGCGAGGCGAACGGAAATGAAGAGAGCAGGGGCGAGGAAGAACCGGGAGACGGCAAGGATGACGGAGAGAAAGCCGTTCCCGGGCTGATCGTCAGCGCGGGGATCGGTTACACGATCGTGGACGGGGAACGGGATTACACGGTGAGCATCGATGCGCTTCTTCCGTATGAAAAGTCAGCCGACGGAAAATTTGAGATTCTTCTGGACGGGCGGAAACCGGTGGAATGGGACTGGGAGGACGGAGCGGGCGGACTGAACGCTTCGGCGTCCTTTAAGGTGGACAAGCCGGGTACATACGAAGCTTTCGTAAGATTTAAAGGAAATGTGGACGGCAGAGAGGTCGTCCTGGAGGCCGGGAAAACCGTCCGGTTTCCCGGAAGGAACTATCGCCTCGAAGTCACCTATGACGGAAAGCGGACCTTCGGCGGAAAGCTGTCGGGCGTGAAGGAAGCGAAGGGGACCTGGTTCATCGGGGTTTATGATCACCGCAGGGAGGACCGGTTGCTGGAGGAACATTGTTCCGATTCCTTCTCCTCCCTTGCGCATGCGCACACTTTCAAGAAGCTGAAGCCGGGAACCTATGATGTGTTGGTGACCTTTGGCGGCGTGGCTGACGGCATCGAGGTGGGCGCCACCGGCATTCTGAGAGGGGTGGAGATCAAGGGGGACGGCACCGGCAAGATCCGGGTTTCGGACCAATCCCCCTCAAAGGCGGCCGACGATCCCGGCAAAGGGGAAAAAATCATCGGAGGCGCCAAGGGAGGCGCGCTGCCGAAGACGGGCACCCCTTATCCCTTCTTCCTTTTGTCGGGGTGGTTGATGCTCTCGGCCGGACTTGTCCTCATGATCCGAAGGATTCGGCGAACCTGA